A single window of Dermacentor albipictus isolate Rhodes 1998 colony chromosome 1, USDA_Dalb.pri_finalv2, whole genome shotgun sequence DNA harbors:
- the Xpac gene encoding DNA repair protein complementing XP-A cells, with protein MATASGDTTVPELTEEQRKAIAEKRERAIQIRKAKLALRSITESAGGSPTKQQRVVDTGGGFLLDNGTPTSQLVPTPPTTVEMPSEHSTCGDCGKQFLMSFLLEKFALEICDNCRDKEDKHKLVTRTDCKNEYLLKDCDLDLREPPLKYILKPNPHHAHGNMKLYLKCQVEERAIVVWGSLEALDEQLEKKDEERSKRKRKAFNKRVKELRMTVRSSLYRPLGQNHEHTYGPESHDSDIDEYFKICTSCGHRMNYEKM; from the exons ATGGCCACTGCCAGCGGTGACACAACCGTGCCCGAACTTACAGAGGAGCAAAGGAAGGCAATAGCCGAAAAACGTGAGCGTGCCATTCAAATAAGGAAGGCCAAGTTGGCATTAAGGAGCATTACTGAAAG TGCTGGTGGCTCTCCAACGAAGCAGCAGCGAGTTGTTGACACAGGTGGTGGCTTTCTACTCGACAATGGTACTCCCACGTCACAATTGGTACCAACACCACCAACAACAGTGGAGATGCCCTCAGAACACTCCACATGTGGTGATTGCGGCAAGCAGTTCTTAATGTCGTTCCTGCTGGAGAAGTTTGCATTGGAAATATGTGATAATTGCAG AGACAAGGAGGACAAGCACAAGCTTGTTACGCGAACAGACTGCAAGAATGAATACCTGCTCAAGGACTGTGACCTTGACTTACGGGAGCCACCGTTGAAGTATATCCTCAAGCCTAACCCACACCATGCTCATGGCAACATGAAGCTCTACCTGAAGTGCCAG GTTGAAGAGCGGGCAATAGTGGTCTGGGGATCCCTGGAAGCCCTAGATGAGCAGCTAGAGAAAAAGGATGAAGAGAGATCCAAGAGAAAACGAAAAGCATTTAATAAACGTGTCAAAG AGCTGAGGATGACCGTAAGAAGCAGTTTGTACCGTCCACTTGGGCAGAACCACGAACACACCTATGGACCCGAGTCGCATGACTCGGACATAGATGAATACTTCAAAATTTGCACCAGCTGTGGCCACCGAATGAACTATGAGAAGATGTGA
- the LOC135907085 gene encoding uncharacterized protein: protein MASYEIVLFLLALLIGVVLRRAAPVAELGVVEQLERKLNSLENQKRKLKRQLADFRARASKSDTRLLEDTSATREGQAQMYVDLDKHRSDLEDASHELEVCAHNHEEAVKLLHFCRSTVLENLSSAIELAERRNAAVSKLYFEVFGETNGNVQLLSELTDPWRRWAELLAVQRDRTDRVFTHCLERASRHKKIEVEELPASAGFQLTWEPDYGFDRILDLVRLRLSSPISRSESVADFEYLRCASNLSPASTLCGGGSGNGGGGGSGSSVSNTNCFGTVRKSGYLRLARTLHKRMPEVPEERLVACLETLRSQNGGLTGLRISEIREEVSRLIQEWPSSAVR from the exons ATGGCCAGTTACGAGATCGTTCTGTTCCTGCTGGCGCTCCTGATCGGCGTGGTGCTGCGGCGAGCCGCTCCGGTGGCGGAACTCGGCGTAGTCGAGCAGCTCGAGCGGAAGCTCAACAGCCTGGAGAACCAGAAGCGCAAGCTGAAGCGACAGCTGGCCGACTTCAGGGCGCGGGCGAGCAAGAGCGATACCAGGCTGCTCGAGGACACGTCGGCGACGCGCGAGGGCCAGGCGCAG ATGTACGTAGATCTTGACAAACACCGTTCTGACCTTGAAGATGCATCCCACGAACTGGAAGTATGTGCACACAATCATGAAGAGGCAGTGAAGCTTCTCCACTTTTGTCGCTCCACAGTACTTGAAAACCTTTCCAGTGCCATTGAACTTGCCGAGAGGCGCAATGCTGCAGTGTCAAAGCTGTACTTTGAAGTATTTGGTGAGACCAATGGCAATGTTCAGCTGCTCAGTGAACTCACTGATCCCTGGAGGCGATGGGCTGAATTGCTGGCCGTGCAGCGGGACCGCACAGACCGTGTCTTCACGCACTGCCTTGAAAGAGCAAGCCGCCACAAGAAGATAGAAGTTGAAGAACTGCCAGCCTCTGCAGGCTTTCAGCTCACATGG GAGCCTGACTATGGCTTTGACCGCATCCTAGACTTGGTGCGGCTGCGCCTGTCCTCTCCCATCTCGCGGTCGGAGAGTGTGGCTGACTTCGAGTATCTGCGCTGTGCCAGCAACCTGTCTCCGGCAAGCACTCTCTGCGGCGGTGGCAGTGGCAATGGCGGTGGAGGCGGCAGTGGCAGCTCTGTGAGCAACACCAACTGCTTCGGCACGGTGCGCAAGTCTGGCTACCTGCGTCTTGCACGCACGCTGCACAAGCGCATGCCAGAGGTGCCTGAGGAGCGGCTGGTTGCCTGCCTGGAGACACTGCGCTCACAAAACGGTGGCCTCACTGGGCTCCGCATCAGCGAGATCCGTGAGGAAGTGTCACGCCTCATCCAGGAGTGGCCTTCCTCGGCTGTGCGATGA